The genomic DNA GTGGCGATGGCAAGCCAGGTTATTTTGCACAATCGCTCAATGTTTATGGCCGCACCGGTTTACCTTGTTTTCAGTGTGAATCACTCATAAAGGAAATGCGTACCAACAATCGTGGCACCTTCTATTGTTCACATTGCCAGCCATCACGTTAAGGGAATTTCATGAAGTTAGAAGACATTCGCAGAGAATACACTCAAATGGGGTTGAATCGAGAAGACCTTCATTCAGACCCGATCGTTCAATTTGAAACTTGGTTAAACCAAGCCATCGAGGCCAAATTGTCGGCCGACCCAACGGCCATGTGTTTAGCCACCGTCGATGCCTCTGGGCAACCTAGCCAGCGCATTGTGTTGCTCAAACACTTGGATGAAAAAGGCTTTGTATTTTATACCAACTTAGAAAGCCATAAAGCCAAAGACATCGCGCAAAATAGTAAAGTAAGTCTTCACTTTCCTTGGACACCATTAGAACGTCAAGTGATCGTTTACGGTGAAGCTGAAAAATTGAGCCTTGCCGAAGCCACGAGCTATTTTGTATCGCGCCCATTCGATTCAAAAGTGGCGGCATGGAGCAGCCAGCAGAGCCGCGTTGTAGAGTCTCGCAAAGTATTAGAGCAAGCCTTTGATCAAATGAAAGCCAAATTCAAACAGGGCGATGTTCCGATTCCATCTTTTTGGGGCGGCTTTCGCGTCAAGCCTGTTAAAATTGAGTTTTGGCAAGGGCGAGGTGCACGGCTGCATGACCGCTTTATGTATGAGCGAGCTGAAGATGAGTGGCAAATTAATCGCTTGCAGCCATAAATTAAATAAAGTCAGAGATGTCGAGTTTTAATGATCGAGCATCAAGTGTATTGACTATTTCGAGGCTTACTTTGTTGTCAGCGAGATTAATGATTTCTTGTTCAATTTGATGGTTATGACGGGTGTTATAAAACACCTTAACTAATGGGTGCTTTGGGCTGCGGCGGTTGGCTTCTAGAACAACGCCCGCTCGGCCATTTGAAAGCTCGACTAACGTTCCCACTGGGTATACCGACAAACTACGAATGAAATCGTAAACCAACTCTTTGTCGAGATGGAAAATACTCCATTCTACCAGTTTTCGTAACGCATCGTTGGGCGGCATACCAGTGTGATAGACCCGATCGGCGGTAATAGCATCGTAGACATCGCAAATAGCAGACATGCGACCGTATTCAGAAATTTGCTCGGCTTTTAGATTACGTGGGTATCCACTGCCGTCTAAGCGTTCATGATGTTGGCTGCAAATAGAGCGTGTGATGTCAGAAAGCCCTGAAGTAACATCAAGAATTTGCTCACCATAAGTCACGTGGCGCTTCATTTCTTCCCATTCATGGCCTTCAAGCTTTCCGGGCTTATCTAAGATTTCGCTAGGGACCAGAATCTTTCCAATATCATGAAGGATGCCTCCAGAAACCACTTGGCGCATGATCTCTGGCTCTACTCGGCGAGCACGGCAAAAGATGCCGAGCAGAATGCCAACATTGACAGAGTGCTCTAGTAAGTATTCATCTTTTTCACGAATAAAAGATAAGCAAGCCAAGGCATTTTCGTTTTCATTTAAGGATAAAATTAAATCATCGGTGGTGTTGTCTACAGCTTGAGCGTCAATGCCTTTACCGTTCTTAATATCAGCAAGTATGTCGCCTACTAGCCCTTTTGCTTGCGCGTATGATTTCTCGGCTTTATCTCGGGCTTTCTCAACAGACAATCGCTTTGGCGTATGGTTAGCGTCACTTTGGGTTTTTAACGATTCAAACTGGCTAGCTTGCAGTTGCTTAATAGAATCGGCCGCCTCGCCAGCCTCACAGTCTAACCCTTTGCTGGTATCTATATAGATTTCTGTGACGCCGAGCGCCTTAATTTTATTGACTGTCGCTGTACTGCCAATTTTACCGCTGCGCGATGCATTGCCAGAGGGCACCCACTGATTATTCAGGTCCGATACGTACATGCCTGGAATGAGGTGCTCGATGTTTATTTTTTTGATCACAGTTGAATCTCGTTAATACATACAACAAGCATAGACCAGAATTCTGACGGGCTACTCAATTTTCCTAAAAAATTGGCTTATTTTTATGGGCTATCCATGAGGTCAGTCATAGTCTTGTTTAGAATGGTGATCGAGTACTTCTTACCCGAAATCAATTCATAGACTGAGGTGTTGAAACTCTATGCAAGGGTATGACCCATAATAGTATTGAGCGTGCCAAACTTGATTTGGCAAAGCGTTATCTAAAGAAAACGCTGGCACAGTTAAGGTGATGTCCGATTCATCTTCATACAACCAAATATCATTCAAGACTTGTATTCGGGTTTGTAGCACAAAGCGTTGTTGCACAGGGTTATATAGTTCAGGTATGTGAAATTGAGTCAGGGGCAGCCTAAGGCTGTTTTGGTTTGCAGCGTTGTTTAATTTACTAAACAGCGGGCATTGACACGACAGCGCCAGTAAAGGCTTAGACTTATTTTTGAAAACTAAGGTTTCTCTATCTTGAAGCGCTAACGAAACGAATATTTCTTCGGGTATAAAAATACCGGTTGGTTTTAACTGGTCAGCAAGTTGAGCGGTCACCATAAACTGGGGCTCTTGTTCCAAGGCTTTTTGCATGGTTTCTGCGACGATGATGTCAAAAGGATCGGGAGCCTGAAAGTGACAAGCATTATCGCAATGATAGTGAAGGCGAAGCTGGTCAAAGTTAAAAAACTGCATGAGTGTTTGCACACTGCTAAGCGATTCTTCGTGGATGTCTAAAAAATGAATGCTTATTTCTTTTTCGCAGTGCAGAGCCAGTAGTGGCAATAATAACGTTGCGAATGGGCCGCACCCTGCGTATAAAATTTTTAGGGTAGATCCTGGGTGTAAAGCGTGCTGTTGCGTGATGGCGTGATGCACAGCATTAACAAACTTAATAGTACGGATGTAGTCTTTCACGCACTGCGCGGCGGCTGCAGGGTTAATTGCGATTCCCTGAGTTAACTCGGTATCTCCAGAGAAGGCTGAAAAGCAAACATCGGGGGTTATCTCAACGGCACTCTGGCAAAGTACAATAAACTTTTCTAAGGCATCGATTTGGTGCTCAGTGCTTTGGTCTGTAGTGATAAACTGCGCTATTTCTCTAAGCGTATTCAACGCCTCGGCCGTTGCCTTAGTTGTCATAAATATAGATCGTTCTATTGGGTGAAAGCGTTGAATTATAAAGCGAATTGAATAATTTATCTTGCGAACACTAATCAAATTGACACCTAACGGATAAGCCGCCAAACTGACCCATTAATAGACTTCAAATAGAGTCACTAGTAATGCCTCAAGATAAAATATTAGTCAGCGCTTGCTTACTTGGCAATCCAGTTCGTTACAATGGTAAATCGCTCACACTGCAAAGCGATATTCTTCTTCACTGGCAGCAACAAGGTAGAGTGGTTTCAGTATGCCCAGAGGTGGGGGGTGGTATGAGCACTCCTCGTCAACCTGCCGAGATAAAGAACGGCAGCGGAGAAGACGTTTGGCAGGGAAAGGCGATCGTCGTAAATAACGATGGAGAAGAGGTGACCAGTGCTTTTACAACGGGAGCACAACTGGCCTTGAGGCTTTGCCAGCAGCATCAAATTAAAGTGGCGGTTTTAACAGAAGACAGCCCTTCTTGTGGTAGCCAAATGATCTATGATGGCACCTTTACCAGCCAAAAAACCGCTGGGAAAGGCGTTACAGCGGCCTTACTTGAGCAACACGGCGTCCTTGTTTTTAATCAATATAATTTAGAACAGGCTGAACAAGCGCTGACTTTAATGGAAACTGTGTGAACAACGATGAATAACCAAAAGCCTCTATTCAGTAAAAAAGAAATCCCTAATCCTGCAAAGCCGGTGCAAACGGCACAACATTTTTTTATGTTGGCATTAATGATGTCAATGGCGTTTGTATTTTTGACAAATAAATCGATCGATGCGCTCTATGTTTTTATCTTGCCATTTAGCGTTTACCACAGTTGGCAAGTTGCTAAAACAGGCTATGCTTTAACAAACAATGACGTTTATCATCGCGATCAAAACGCCATCGCTTATTGGGTGAACCTATTTTGTTCTGTGGCATTTACCGTTCTGCTTGCTTGGCTTGTGTTGGCTGAAAATTAAAAAGGTAAGGCCCTATGGATATTGAATATTATGATTTTAACGAACACATCGGTTCAATTGAGTGGATGCAAGAGTTACCGAAAGGGCTAATAAGCGACAAAATTGATATTCGCTACAATACCGTAACGATTTCAAAAATGGAGTTTGGATACGAGGTTTATATCGCGCCAAAAGATTTAGACAAAGGTGGTGATGGTTTACTGATTCATTTAGACGCTAATTTTAAACTCATTGATTATGAAATAGAACGAATAGAACCTAACCCGTTTTAAACAGTGGCGTTAGCCAAAGCGTAAGTTTAAATAAGCACCTCATGAGTAAACGCCAATAGGTATCAAACTATGTCGAGCGATTCAGAAGAACCAAATTTAATGCATTGTATTTATGCGAGTACGGCATCGATAGATTTCTCGGAAAAAGATATTGAATTACTGTTAGAGAAGTGCAGAAAGAATAACGCCATGCTCGGGGTATCGGGCATGTTACTGTTTGAAGGAAACTCATTTTTTCAAATTCTAGAGGGCGAGCAAAAAACATTAGAAGCACTTTACAAAAAAATCAGTTTAGACAAACGCCACTCTCATATTTCAAAAATAATCGTTGAACCGATAGATGACAGAGATTTTGCAGACTGGAGTATGGGGCTTGCGCCCTTAAAAATGAAACAGCTAGCCACGATAGAAGGGCTGAACGATTTTTTTCAATCCGGACAATGCTTCACAGACTTAGACGATAGTAGAGCTAAAAAACTACTCAATGCATTTAAAGAAGGGCAGTGGCGATCTTCCATTACCGAATAACAGGAGATTAAAATGGCATTATTTAAAGTGGCGGCGTTTTCGGACGGTCAACAAGGTGGCAACCCTGCCGGTGTATATATTAGTGATCAACACCCAGAAGAATCTGAAATGAGAGCAATAGCGGCAAAGCTAGGATATTCTGAAACAGCGTTTGCGGCCCCTATTGAAAAAGGCGGGAATGCCCGAAGTTGGCGAGTGCGCTACTTCTCACCTGAATCCGAAGTGCCTTTTTGCGGTCATGCTACTATTGCCTTAGGGGCTGTGTTGTCTAAGGAGTTTGGACCAGCCGTTTATAATTTGCAGCTAAATAACGCGAATATAACAGTAGAAGCTTCTAAGAACGAAAACCTTTATATCGCAGCGCTTCAATCGCCTGCTACCCACAGTCAAAAAGCGAGCGATGCAATAGTACAATCGGCTTTAGGTTTATTTAACTTAGATGCAAACGACTTAGACAGCCGATTGCCGCCTTACATTGCCCATGGTGGTGCCGACCACCTTATTTTATCAATGAAAAATCGTGAACTGTTGGCCGGAATGAGCTACGTGCAAAGCGCAGGTCGAGATTTTATGCTAGCAAACGGTTTAGTCACCGTTATGCTTGTCTATGCCCAAAGTAATACTGTTTTTCATTCACGAAACCCCTTTGCTTCTGGCGGTGTATATGAGGACCCAGCAACCGGTGCGGCGTCAGCGGCCTTCGCCGGATATCTACGAGATATAGATTGGCCGCATGAGAATAGTATTCAAATTATTCAAGGGGAAGATATGGGTGCACGGTCTTTGTTAAAGGTTGAACTGAGCAATGAGAAAGGTGCCTCAGTTCGCGTATCAGGTTCAGCTAGATTTATTGCAGATTGATTCAGTTATTTTCAAAAAATTTTTAAAGGACATATCAAATTTAATGATGAGTAGAAAATTGTTGGTAGCTTTAGTTGCCATGATCGGTATCAATGTGCACTCGGCGACTATAGTTACAGAAGCCTATAATGTCGCTGTTTCAGAGCAGTTCCCAGAATTAAATCTATGGGGATACCGAGTATTACCTGAACCGGGTGCTAAAGAGCTAAAGCCAAATACAGAACTGGGTGAAGTCGATAGTATTTTTATTGCCCCTAGACAAGAGCAGCGACCCGTCTTAGGTGAGTATACTTATACGGCTTGGGATTTTTCAGTCAATGGCAATATTGTCCATACACTGAGTGTTGGCCGAACATGGATACTGCAACGCCGAGATAACAAGATTGTAATAGATGAAGAGGTTGCACATCGAACGAGAGGCTTATTGGCCGCGCAAGTGTTAGGCGCTGATATCTACTATCGACATTTCGTTGATCGGTTTTCGATGAGTTATATGGATCCATTCGTATATTTTGGTGATCAAGAAAAAAAGAAGTACATGGATTTTTTCAATAATAAGAATATCCTTATTCAGTCACTTGCGAAGTCTAATACAGATTATTTGAATAATGTAAGTAAAAACATAGTAACCAAGAATAACTGGGTTTCTTATTCTAGACATAAAATTCCTAGCGATCAGTTAGCTTGGACTGTTGAAGACCCTGAATTAAAATCAAATTTAGTTTTTGTAAGGGCTCTTGGTGAAAGTACCGATAAATATCTTATACCTGGTGACAATTTAGCCCTACAAGAAAGAACCATCAGTCTTAAAATGGATGTTAAAATACACCGAAAGTCTATGCTAAGAAAAATCACGCTAAACGAACCGGTGTTATTTACCGATTTAGTAACGCTCTATATGGCCTGTAGCTATAAATCAGCTTCCGAAACTTTAGATTGGTTGTTCTCCAATCTCACTACAGCGTCTACCCAGCCGAACATAGACGGTGCTCATATTGTTTCAGTGAAAGAGTTCTTGAACGCGGTATTGCAATGCCAGGAAAAAAATCAAGAAAATATAGCACTTTAATTTTAATTCTGAATTAAGTTTATTTTCATTCCATCACTACACCGCTGAATTTGTCCAATTTTAACCGCGTCTGTTTTAGCGATAATTTCTTTTGCGGTGCTCGGGTCTGTCGATACCAATAAGCCACCGTTTGTTTGAGGGTCTATTAAACAGTTAACGAGCGCTTGCTGTGTATTGTTTAGAGCGCATTCATTGAGCAGCGGCAATAGTTGTGGCATAAGTGAAGAGGTGATGCCTTGATGACTCGCGTCGAGTGCTCCAGGTATGAGAGGTATGTCCTCTACGTTAAGGTTTGCTGCGAGCGATGTGTGTTTTAACATTTCCAAAAGATGGCCTATTAGCCCAAAACCGGTGACATCGGTTGCCGCATGTATTTTTTCATTCTTTATCGCTAAAAAGAAATCTCGATTTGACTGTTGTAGCACATGCCAGAGGGCTTCTTTTGATGGAGCAGGTGCCTTACCTTGAGCATCGGCGGCTAACAGTATGCCGGATCCAAGCGGTTTGTTTAGCAGTAGCCAATCGCCTTCTTCCACGGCGTTCTTTGGCCAAACCGAATGCCCTAAACTGTTCACCACCAACGCGACATGGGTTTCTGCGCCTTCGGTACTGTGCCCACCCACTAAGGTTGTTTCGTGGTGCAATAGTGTTTCGGTAATGCCCGTCATCAAGCGTTTAAAATCGCGTTGGATTAATCGAGGGTGATTAAACGCTAGGTTAACCCATACCTGTGCGCTTGTAGGGGTATTACCCATGGCGTATAAATCATTGATGGCATGGTGAGTTGCTACGACGCCTAGCCGGTACATATCGTCTGTGAAGGCTCGGAATCCGTCGATACTTTGCAGCATAGTAACGTCTTGATGCACAGCGGCCACCGCTGCATCTTCAGCAAGTGTTAGGTCTGGCTTTAAAGTTGAATTCGGAAATAAGGGCAGTTCTTTTAGCGTGTTGCTTAACAGCTCTGGTCCAATCTTGCTTCCGCATCCAGCACAGTGCATAGGTTCATTCCCCATGCTATCCATCGCAGACAGTGGCGCATTGAATTTAGACATAAACGCTTGATCAATACGGTTTTTCCATTGCCAAACCCAGTTTCCTGAAAAACTAACGCCGAATCGTTGCCCTACTGCGCGTGTATCACCTAAAGATATAAGCGATAAAAAGTCAGCCTGTAAATTTAAAGGTGTCATGGCGTTACCCGACATGACAGCACGAAAGTTTTTAACAAGAAAGGGAGCGGATCTAACGGCAAATACGCCAGACTTAGGTCTTGGTGATTTTAACATAGCGGCCACATCTCCGCAGGCAAACACATCGCCATGAGAAGTGCTTTGCAAAAATTCATTGACGGCGATAAAACCATTTTCGTCCGTTGCTAAACCAGACTCGCTTGGCCAAGCAGGGGCCGTTGCGGGTGTACACCAAATGGATTGGTCTACATCTAATTTTTGCTCTTGAGTCGACACAATCGAAGATTGATGTACTTCAGCCACACGAAAATGACTAACAACCGAAACGTGAGCGTTAGCCAGTGCTTTTTCAGCTATTTTCCGAGTGCTGGATTTGACGTGCGGCAAGATGCACTCGCCCGCATGCACTAATGAAAGTTGAATAGATTTGTTGGACAGTTTAAATCGATGGGCAATGGCCAGTGTCATTTCAATACCCGCAGCACCCGCGCCAACAATAGCCCAATGCGGTGTTTTCTGAGCGTTGCTTTTATCGAGAAGTGTTTGCCACGTTTGCGTTAATTGACTCACAGGCTTAACACCTAGAGCAAACTCAGCGGCACCCGGTACACCAAGATTAGGAGTTGATCCGGTGTTAATAGAAACTTTATCGTAGCGAATATTGGCTTGACCAATAATTTTGATTTCTTTTTTATTGATATCTAACCCACAAACTCGACCATGAATTAATCGAACATTAGCGCGTTGGCAGAGCAGGTTTAAGTCAATATGGATGTCGTCGAGTGAATAGTGTCCAGCGATGTAACCGGGCAGCATTCCTGAATAGGGCGTTTGGAGTGTGTCTGTAATTAAAGTGAGCCTAGCATTCTGCAAGGGCTTCATTGCAAGCATGCGAATTGCTAGCGCGTGGCAATGACCGCCACCAATAAACACAATGTCACGTTCATGCATAATTAGCTGATCTATTAAATAAGTTGAAAGTGGCTTTATACCCCAGCCACAGCGTGGCCATTGGAATAATGATGCTTTTAAATAACATGCCGACAATGAGCGTCACCACAGAACTTGAAATTTTTGCGCCCAAATCTTCATCGGCAATCACCGGTGCATCTGAACCAAAAATAAGCTCACTCAAATTTATTTGTGAGATACTCTCCTTTAATCGCTCAACGACGGCAATAGTGGCTTCTAAAACAGACAGGGCTTGTTCACCCGTAGCCTCAAAATAAAGCGTATCAAATAGCCAAACTAAGAAGATTTGCACAACTAGTATAAACCGAATAAAAACCGCAACCAAAATCCAACGAAGTATGGTTTGGGATGTACTGGGCTTTGCCCAAATTAGAATCGTCGCTATCAAGCACACAGCGGTAAAGACGGTTTTTAAAGTAACCGAAATAGTTAACAGTAACAGCACTTGAGAAATACCCAAAGCGGTTAGGGTTATCAACAACAAACCAGAAAACCGCTCAACCAAATCGTTGACGGGGTCTAATATTTCACCAATAGAAACACTGGCAACCCCAATGCCGATATCGGCCGACTGAATAACCGATATAACACCATTCAGTGTGCGGACAACACCAAACACAATGGCGTTGCTGTTGATGCTGTCAGATAAAAATTGCTGCGCCATTGCGTCAATCTGAGGTAGCCAGTTCATAACGACCATAAAAAGAAGTGCAACGCTAATGGCCATTTTTTGTGTGTGGTTGAATAACATAAAGTTACCTAGTGGCTAACCATTCTAGGATGTCAGAATGAGACCCTTTGAATATGGTTTTATGAGCCTTTTGTTGGTATTGATATTGATACATAGGGTCATAGTAATCGTTTAATAACACTTCGATTAACGCATCGAACCCTGTCCAATCGTTTTGGTTTTTTAACGAAACTATCGCTGAATCTAGCATGTCATTGAGCAGATTAAAGCGAACACCGCCCAATCGTTTTTTTATTCTCGACACTGCGTTTCTGATAAAATCATCGAGCAATTGGTAGGCATGATCAGATGCTGCCTTTTGAAAGTGGTCAAAAGCGTCCATAAAATAGTCTTGCCTTATGCGTCTGACTCGCTCTTCAAAAGGGGCTTCCAGTAATACATTATTGGCGTCTTTTGCGGCATCTAGGTATTCAGGTAACACGGCAATTCGGCCAATGAGGCGGGACTCATCTTCAATCAACACAGGTGCACTGCTCAATTGCTTGCGCTTTAACCAGGCCACTGACCATGCATTTTCAAAATCTATTTGTGAGGGTTGCGGCTGCGTTGTTTTTCCAAAAGCACTGCCTCGATGTTTTGCTAAGCCTTCTAGGTCGATCGAGTGTGGCCAATCGTGTATGACCTCTGTCTTTCCTGAGCCCGTCGCGCCGGATAACACCATGAATGCGCCTGACTCGACCCGTTCGTGTAATTGTTGCAATAAAAAGCCCCGCATGGCTTTATAGCCACCTTGAATAAAGGGACGGTTTATACCGGCTTCCGCTAACCATTGCTGTGTAATACGAGACCGCAAACCGCCGCGAAAGCAATACAAAACACCTTTAGGGTATTGTTCTGCGAAGTCAATCCAGGCGTTGATGCGTTGTTGTTTTACGTCGCCACAAACAAGGCGGTGACCTAAGTCTTGTGCTGCTTGAGCACCTTGGTCTTTATAGCAAGTGCCGACTAGCTCACGTTCTTGGTCGTTCATTAAAGGGGCATTAATACTGGTTGGAAACGCCCCCTTGGAAAACTCGATCGGTGCTCGAACATCCAGTAATGGGGTATCAGATAAAAACAGTTGCGCGTAGTCGGTTATGGCCTGCAAGGTAATAGCTCTTAAGATATGAGATGCCATTATGGCGTGGTTCAGTGCATTAACTCAAATAAGATTGAACTTCATCTGAAATAACCTGTCAAAGAAAGGCAGCCAGCCCCCTGGTAATTGAACACAGCCCTTTCACAGGAGGGGTTGTGTTCTGCTACAATAGCCGCACTCGCGTGTTTCTTCGTTGAACGGCGGTTGCTTTTGCACTGCTCCGTACGTCCCCTTCGTTAGCTCGCATTCATACATTAAAACTAACCGAGGTCACGTTCTACCATGATCGAAGATAAAAAAGTTATCACTCTAGAATACCAAGTTACTGATGAAAAAGGCGACGTTATCGACACGTCTGAAGGCCAAGATCCATTGGTGTATTTACACGGTGCTCAAAACATCATTCCAGGCCTAGAAAACGCATTAACGGGTAAAAACCTTAACGACACTTTTGAAGTAACCGTAGAGCCAAAAGACGCTTACGGTGAGTACAACGAAGAAATGGTTCAAGTTGTGCCGCGCAGCGCATTTGAAGGCGTAGAAAGCGTTGAGCCGGGTATGGCATTTACCGCACAAACTCAAGGTGGTCCTGTGCAGTTAGTTGTTACGGGTGTAGAGGGTGACGACATCACCGTTGACCC from Reinekea marina includes the following:
- the pdxH gene encoding pyridoxamine 5'-phosphate oxidase translates to MKLEDIRREYTQMGLNREDLHSDPIVQFETWLNQAIEAKLSADPTAMCLATVDASGQPSQRIVLLKHLDEKGFVFYTNLESHKAKDIAQNSKVSLHFPWTPLERQVIVYGEAEKLSLAEATSYFVSRPFDSKVAAWSSQQSRVVESRKVLEQAFDQMKAKFKQGDVPIPSFWGGFRVKPVKIEFWQGRGARLHDRFMYERAEDEWQINRLQP
- a CDS encoding HD-GYP domain-containing protein; protein product: MIKKINIEHLIPGMYVSDLNNQWVPSGNASRSGKIGSTATVNKIKALGVTEIYIDTSKGLDCEAGEAADSIKQLQASQFESLKTQSDANHTPKRLSVEKARDKAEKSYAQAKGLVGDILADIKNGKGIDAQAVDNTTDDLILSLNENENALACLSFIREKDEYLLEHSVNVGILLGIFCRARRVEPEIMRQVVSGGILHDIGKILVPSEILDKPGKLEGHEWEEMKRHVTYGEQILDVTSGLSDITRSICSQHHERLDGSGYPRNLKAEQISEYGRMSAICDVYDAITADRVYHTGMPPNDALRKLVEWSIFHLDKELVYDFIRSLSVYPVGTLVELSNGRAGVVLEANRRSPKHPLVKVFYNTRHNHQIEQEIINLADNKVSLEIVNTLDARSLKLDISDFI
- a CDS encoding DUF523 domain-containing protein; the protein is MPQDKILVSACLLGNPVRYNGKSLTLQSDILLHWQQQGRVVSVCPEVGGGMSTPRQPAEIKNGSGEDVWQGKAIVVNNDGEEVTSAFTTGAQLALRLCQQHQIKVAVLTEDSPSCGSQMIYDGTFTSQKTAGKGVTAALLEQHGVLVFNQYNLEQAEQALTLMETV
- a CDS encoding BLUF domain-containing protein is translated as MSSDSEEPNLMHCIYASTASIDFSEKDIELLLEKCRKNNAMLGVSGMLLFEGNSFFQILEGEQKTLEALYKKISLDKRHSHISKIIVEPIDDRDFADWSMGLAPLKMKQLATIEGLNDFFQSGQCFTDLDDSRAKKLLNAFKEGQWRSSITE
- a CDS encoding PhzF family phenazine biosynthesis protein codes for the protein MALFKVAAFSDGQQGGNPAGVYISDQHPEESEMRAIAAKLGYSETAFAAPIEKGGNARSWRVRYFSPESEVPFCGHATIALGAVLSKEFGPAVYNLQLNNANITVEASKNENLYIAALQSPATHSQKASDAIVQSALGLFNLDANDLDSRLPPYIAHGGADHLILSMKNRELLAGMSYVQSAGRDFMLANGLVTVMLVYAQSNTVFHSRNPFASGGVYEDPATGAASAAFAGYLRDIDWPHENSIQIIQGEDMGARSLLKVELSNEKGASVRVSGSARFIAD
- the selD gene encoding selenide, water dikinase SelD, whose protein sequence is MSACYLKASLFQWPRCGWGIKPLSTYLIDQLIMHERDIVFIGGGHCHALAIRMLAMKPLQNARLTLITDTLQTPYSGMLPGYIAGHYSLDDIHIDLNLLCQRANVRLIHGRVCGLDINKKEIKIIGQANIRYDKVSINTGSTPNLGVPGAAEFALGVKPVSQLTQTWQTLLDKSNAQKTPHWAIVGAGAAGIEMTLAIAHRFKLSNKSIQLSLVHAGECILPHVKSSTRKIAEKALANAHVSVVSHFRVAEVHQSSIVSTQEQKLDVDQSIWCTPATAPAWPSESGLATDENGFIAVNEFLQSTSHGDVFACGDVAAMLKSPRPKSGVFAVRSAPFLVKNFRAVMSGNAMTPLNLQADFLSLISLGDTRAVGQRFGVSFSGNWVWQWKNRIDQAFMSKFNAPLSAMDSMGNEPMHCAGCGSKIGPELLSNTLKELPLFPNSTLKPDLTLAEDAAVAAVHQDVTMLQSIDGFRAFTDDMYRLGVVATHHAINDLYAMGNTPTSAQVWVNLAFNHPRLIQRDFKRLMTGITETLLHHETTLVGGHSTEGAETHVALVVNSLGHSVWPKNAVEEGDWLLLNKPLGSGILLAADAQGKAPAPSKEALWHVLQQSNRDFFLAIKNEKIHAATDVTGFGLIGHLLEMLKHTSLAANLNVEDIPLIPGALDASHQGITSSLMPQLLPLLNECALNNTQQALVNCLIDPQTNGGLLVSTDPSTAKEIIAKTDAVKIGQIQRCSDGMKINLIQN
- the mnmH gene encoding tRNA 2-selenouridine(34) synthase MnmH, with product MASHILRAITLQAITDYAQLFLSDTPLLDVRAPIEFSKGAFPTSINAPLMNDQERELVGTCYKDQGAQAAQDLGHRLVCGDVKQQRINAWIDFAEQYPKGVLYCFRGGLRSRITQQWLAEAGINRPFIQGGYKAMRGFLLQQLHERVESGAFMVLSGATGSGKTEVIHDWPHSIDLEGLAKHRGSAFGKTTQPQPSQIDFENAWSVAWLKRKQLSSAPVLIEDESRLIGRIAVLPEYLDAAKDANNVLLEAPFEERVRRIRQDYFMDAFDHFQKAASDHAYQLLDDFIRNAVSRIKKRLGGVRFNLLNDMLDSAIVSLKNQNDWTGFDALIEVLLNDYYDPMYQYQYQQKAHKTIFKGSHSDILEWLATR
- a CDS encoding FKBP-type peptidyl-prolyl cis-trans isomerase, with translation MIEDKKVITLEYQVTDEKGDVIDTSEGQDPLVYLHGAQNIIPGLENALTGKNLNDTFEVTVEPKDAYGEYNEEMVQVVPRSAFEGVESVEPGMAFTAQTQGGPVQLVVTGVEGDDITVDPNHPLSGKTLGFTGKIIDIREATAEEIEHGHVHGAGGHQH